A single genomic interval of Alteromonas sp. BL110 harbors:
- a CDS encoding phosphatase PAP2 family protein, with the protein MTSSEKTKNGAIADYLSMIKTPAIQVLLLGTGFLLMMLFVYMGVLTSFDNAVFNTISELGDVSGWKRDVLRDTTALGSNTVLIFVVAAVAGALGMAGEKKKAVTFIIAVAAGIAMTFLLKAGIDRPRPSLTMQHVDVYTQSFPSAHATLSTLVYFYVAHLLTHLTQSTKVRVWIYLATTLLVFCIGLSRVLLGVHWPSDIIAGWFAGGSMAAFCFYIIKWKRKLRIKEKA; encoded by the coding sequence ATGACAAGCAGTGAAAAGACAAAAAATGGCGCCATCGCCGATTATTTAAGCATGATTAAAACACCCGCTATTCAAGTTTTACTACTTGGAACAGGCTTTTTGTTAATGATGCTGTTTGTCTACATGGGCGTTCTAACGTCATTTGATAATGCAGTGTTTAACACAATTAGCGAGTTAGGCGATGTGTCGGGGTGGAAGCGTGATGTGCTTAGAGATACCACGGCGCTAGGCAGCAATACGGTGCTAATTTTTGTTGTGGCAGCTGTCGCGGGTGCTTTGGGTATGGCGGGAGAGAAGAAAAAGGCTGTTACCTTTATTATTGCCGTTGCGGCGGGAATTGCGATGACTTTTCTACTTAAAGCGGGTATCGACAGACCGCGCCCATCGCTGACCATGCAGCATGTTGATGTGTATACCCAGAGTTTTCCTTCGGCTCACGCCACCCTATCAACCTTGGTTTACTTTTATGTGGCTCATTTGCTCACACATTTAACGCAAAGTACGAAGGTACGAGTATGGATATACCTTGCGACTACTCTGCTGGTATTTTGCATTGGCCTTAGCCGTGTCTTACTGGGCGTGCACTGGCCTAGTGATATTATCGCAGGCTGGTTTGCTGGCGGAAGCATGGCTGCATTTTGCTTTTATATTATTAAGTGGAAACGAAAGCTGCGTATTAAAGAAAAAGCTTAA
- a CDS encoding BolA family protein, producing MQVKAFLETTIESALSPHYLEVVDESFMHNVPDGAQSHFKVTVVSDAFEGKRLIARHREINGLAAEALQGPVHALALHTYTPAEWEARGGESLASPNCLGGSKHDK from the coding sequence ATGCAAGTAAAAGCGTTTCTAGAAACTACGATCGAGTCTGCACTTAGTCCACATTATCTCGAGGTTGTAGATGAAAGCTTCATGCACAATGTGCCAGACGGCGCGCAGAGTCACTTTAAGGTTACCGTTGTGAGCGATGCCTTTGAAGGTAAGCGATTAATAGCAAGGCACAGAGAAATTAACGGACTTGCGGCAGAAGCGCTGCAAGGGCCTGTTCATGCTTTGGCGCTTCACACGTATACACCTGCCGAGTGGGAAGCACGAGGTGGGGAATCGCTAGCATCGCCCAACTGTCTAGGCGGCAGCAAGCACGATAAGTAG
- a CDS encoding alpha-ketoglutarate-dependent dioxygenase AlkB family protein, which yields MQFSLFDTAEDKRTSYKLPLVEGDVTYFPNALSQASADTFFTKLQAELPWRQDMIKLFGKPVKIPRLQSWHGDPECTYTYSNLTMSPNPWTESLADIKARCEQLCEKSCASDYKARFNSVLANWYRNGQDSMSFHSDDEPELGINPVIASVTLGEARPFVFKHKETKEKHTQVLEHGSVLIMAGATQSHYVHGIAKTAKPIGGRINLTFRHLIQRAR from the coding sequence ATGCAATTTTCCCTGTTCGACACGGCTGAAGACAAGCGCACGTCTTATAAGCTCCCGTTAGTTGAAGGTGATGTCACTTATTTTCCTAACGCGCTATCGCAGGCTTCTGCTGATACCTTCTTTACAAAGCTACAGGCAGAGTTACCTTGGCGTCAGGATATGATTAAGCTGTTTGGCAAGCCGGTAAAAATCCCTCGGCTTCAAAGCTGGCATGGCGACCCTGAATGTACTTACACCTACTCAAATTTAACCATGTCGCCGAACCCGTGGACTGAAAGCCTTGCAGACATCAAAGCGCGCTGTGAGCAACTGTGTGAAAAATCGTGCGCCTCAGATTACAAAGCAAGGTTCAACAGCGTGTTAGCAAACTGGTATCGCAATGGGCAAGACAGCATGAGCTTTCATTCCGATGATGAACCAGAGCTAGGCATCAACCCAGTAATTGCATCAGTTACCCTAGGTGAGGCAAGACCCTTTGTTTTTAAGCATAAAGAAACAAAGGAAAAGCATACGCAGGTACTTGAACACGGTAGCGTGTTGATTATGGCGGGCGCAACACAAAGCCACTATGTGCACGGTATTGCAAAGACGGCTAAGCCTATCGGTGGTAGAATTAATCTTACATTTCGACATCTTATTCAAAGAGCAAGGTAA
- a CDS encoding methyltransferase produces the protein MNTEFIFADRQFSLIRYPEKHQHISLQAWDSADELVIEHIETLLSETSLSVGSNENDGSMMIFNDDFGALGCWFSHLAPYWVSDSYISLRSLFENLKANNLLNSAETSYTSELQTAPLQTLTSVQSLTFKPETAPNLIVIKVPRALALLEQQLIDLQKYVTPDTRIVATGKVKAITKSVLNLFERYIGPTTTSLAKKKSRLIFATPRASLKLADSPYPTRWQCKSTMGTELTIDNLANTFARQSLDIGARIMLEHMTVSANDVVVDLGCGNGVLGVNALSLAPDAKVIFVDESYMALESARLNVLNNFPDKIDQCEFVASNCLETLINRENKPAVTKILCNPPFHQQNAITDHIAWQMFTDSRELLIKSGHLVVVGNRHLDYHIKLKKLFGGAKVLASDKKFVILGTAKR, from the coding sequence ATGAATACAGAATTTATATTTGCCGACCGCCAGTTCTCGCTGATTCGCTACCCTGAAAAGCATCAGCACATAAGTCTTCAAGCATGGGATAGCGCCGATGAGCTTGTTATTGAGCACATCGAAACATTATTAAGTGAAACATCACTCTCAGTTGGCAGCAATGAGAATGATGGGTCAATGATGATCTTCAATGATGATTTTGGTGCGTTAGGCTGCTGGTTTTCCCATTTAGCGCCTTACTGGGTGTCCGATTCCTATATTTCATTGCGTTCACTGTTTGAGAATTTGAAAGCCAATAATTTACTGAATAGCGCAGAGACAAGCTACACAAGTGAGCTCCAAACCGCACCGCTGCAAACGTTAACCAGCGTACAAAGCTTAACGTTTAAACCAGAAACTGCACCTAACCTTATTGTCATAAAGGTCCCTCGCGCCCTTGCTCTGCTGGAACAACAGCTTATCGATTTACAGAAATATGTTACGCCTGATACTCGTATCGTCGCAACGGGAAAAGTGAAAGCGATTACGAAGTCTGTACTTAACCTGTTTGAACGATATATTGGCCCTACAACCACCTCTCTTGCTAAAAAGAAATCTCGGCTTATTTTTGCAACGCCCCGTGCGTCTCTGAAACTCGCTGACTCTCCCTATCCCACGCGCTGGCAGTGTAAAAGCACCATGGGCACAGAGCTTACTATAGATAACCTTGCCAACACATTTGCTCGGCAGTCGCTAGATATTGGTGCACGTATTATGCTTGAGCACATGACGGTGAGTGCCAATGACGTAGTGGTAGATTTAGGTTGCGGCAATGGTGTCCTGGGTGTAAACGCGCTGTCTCTCGCTCCTGACGCCAAAGTGATATTTGTGGATGAGTCATACATGGCTTTGGAAAGCGCTAGGCTTAATGTGCTAAACAACTTCCCGGATAAAATCGACCAGTGCGAGTTTGTGGCAAGTAACTGCTTAGAAACACTCATAAATCGTGAAAATAAACCTGCTGTTACCAAGATTTTGTGTAACCCTCCCTTTCATCAGCAAAACGCAATTACCGATCATATTGCATGGCAAATGTTTACTGACTCTCGTGAATTGCTGATTAAAAGTGGTCACTTGGTGGTGGTTGGCAACCGCCACCTCGACTATCACATTAAACTCAAAAAGCTATTTGGTGGCGCCAAGGTACTTGCCAGTGATAAAAAGTTCGTTATCTTAGGCACTGCAAAACGCTAA
- a CDS encoding peptidylprolyl isomerase, whose product MKKILLSLMTAFMLIGSSSSVMAKKDDGSQVQPDNYYPRVKIETTMGDIVVELDRRRAPITVNNFLRYVDKRAYEDTIFHRIVPGFVVQGGGYTADFNGKSNFPDIFNESGNGLTNDLHTIAMARQNDPHTANRQFFFNVNDNSSLNPGRDWGYAVFGVIVEGEDIVDAMSEVETEYSIRLNANNVPIEPIIIKKVTVLPPL is encoded by the coding sequence ATGAAGAAAATACTTTTATCACTTATGACCGCTTTTATGCTGATTGGCAGCAGCTCATCGGTTATGGCCAAGAAAGACGATGGGTCTCAGGTTCAGCCAGATAACTATTACCCACGAGTAAAGATTGAAACGACCATGGGCGATATCGTGGTTGAGTTAGACAGAAGACGTGCACCAATTACGGTAAACAACTTTCTTCGTTACGTAGATAAGCGAGCCTATGAAGACACAATTTTCCATCGCATCGTGCCCGGCTTTGTTGTGCAAGGTGGCGGCTACACCGCTGACTTCAATGGCAAGTCAAACTTCCCCGATATATTTAATGAATCAGGTAACGGTTTAACCAACGACCTACACACCATTGCTATGGCAAGACAAAATGACCCGCATACCGCAAACCGACAGTTTTTCTTTAATGTTAATGACAACAGTAGCTTAAACCCAGGCAGAGACTGGGGCTATGCAGTTTTCGGCGTGATTGTGGAAGGCGAAGATATTGTTGATGCTATGTCGGAAGTAGAAACAGAGTATTCAATTCGCCTGAACGCGAATAACGTCCCGATTGAGCCAATCATTATTAAAAAAGTAACTGTATTACCACCGCTGTGA
- a CDS encoding GNAT family N-acetyltransferase yields MNTETSILTSDNITLRPLTFDDQRWILTLQQDELWLKFIGSKNVNTLDDACDYIGKTNAQREEWGYGLLAVESNDTKQPLGVCGLFNRFAFECPDLGFAMLPEARGSGLCHEACRKVIAWSASKGYGFLTAMTHPDNKASQKLLQRLGFNKQGLYFDKIFPKQHLFRLDLQP; encoded by the coding sequence GTGAATACAGAAACATCAATTTTAACCTCCGATAATATTACCTTAAGACCGCTCACGTTTGATGATCAACGCTGGATTTTAACGTTACAGCAAGACGAGCTGTGGCTTAAGTTCATTGGAAGTAAGAATGTAAATACGTTAGATGATGCCTGTGACTACATCGGAAAAACCAATGCTCAACGAGAAGAGTGGGGGTACGGTCTACTTGCCGTTGAGTCAAATGACACTAAACAGCCGTTAGGAGTTTGTGGTTTATTTAATCGCTTTGCCTTTGAATGCCCAGATTTGGGCTTCGCCATGCTGCCTGAAGCAAGAGGAAGCGGTTTATGCCACGAGGCTTGCAGGAAGGTTATAGCGTGGTCTGCTTCTAAAGGGTATGGCTTTTTAACCGCAATGACGCATCCAGACAATAAGGCATCGCAAAAGCTATTGCAGCGACTAGGGTTCAATAAGCAGGGCCTTTACTTCGATAAAATCTTTCCAAAACAGCATTTGTTTAGGTTGGATCTCCAGCCATAG
- a CDS encoding gamma-glutamylcyclotransferase, with protein sequence MNEIAKWLSTQTEKHMVLGYGSLLSKDSRERYSNIFTKGIPVTVSGFERAWVTRSIHEQQTYVGAVANAHSQLNAQLIPTQINPALQEREKDYRFVEVSPKSLSFQLHQGEVTDALNERFSQFTFWICETLACEPASEAFPVNQTYIDTCMAGCLEHGGIKEAERFVMHTSLWEHPRVNDRTQPKYPRAAKVNNETIERIDRILAKR encoded by the coding sequence ATGAATGAGATAGCGAAGTGGTTAAGTACGCAAACCGAAAAGCACATGGTTTTAGGTTACGGAAGCTTACTCAGCAAAGATAGTCGAGAGCGCTACTCGAACATTTTCACAAAAGGGATCCCGGTAACCGTATCAGGGTTCGAACGAGCTTGGGTAACGCGCAGCATTCATGAACAGCAAACCTATGTAGGCGCCGTAGCTAACGCCCATAGCCAGCTGAACGCTCAGCTTATCCCCACGCAAATTAACCCAGCATTACAGGAGCGCGAGAAAGACTATCGATTTGTTGAAGTAAGTCCTAAATCGCTTAGTTTTCAACTTCACCAAGGTGAGGTAACAGATGCGTTAAATGAGCGATTCTCGCAGTTCACTTTCTGGATTTGTGAAACACTAGCTTGCGAGCCAGCAAGCGAAGCATTCCCGGTTAACCAAACCTATATTGATACCTGTATGGCAGGTTGTCTAGAGCATGGTGGCATTAAAGAAGCAGAACGATTTGTAATGCATACGTCACTATGGGAGCATCCAAGAGTAAACGACAGAACACAGCCTAAGTACCCGCGCGCAGCAAAAGTAAATAATGAAACTATTGAGCGTATAGACAGAATTCTAGCGAAGCGCTAG
- a CDS encoding TonB-dependent receptor: protein MKMRSLLSLSIAGLLSAPVYATTVTGKVTDTAGQPVAGAEVKIEGSRRVAYTDVNGVYRFDDVKQPHIHLHVYSSNYIHGDNDLGDVNADQNVDFILQPASVENIVVTANALQSSVLESVTPVTVIGAEKLRKIEAPTLGETLKNAPGVHSTYFGPVSSSPVIRGNDGPRVKIVQNGLDVSDVSRVGPDHNVATTLSSATQVEVLRGPATLQYGSGAIGGVVNVVDKRIPQYQIDGVEGEAETSYSTVNNGSYTRADVTGGSGNIVWHVDGFYRDTDNADIPGYASVEPDEDEPYGELESSAMETRNVVAGLSYVAEEGYFGFAVEQLDNEYGVPGHSHEHEEEHDEDELDGEHDEDDHDHEEEEGVLLDVDMTRYQAAGEWHSPFEGLTNLKFAAAYTDYEHAEIEDGEPGTVFTNESSDIRVSAYHEEVNGWHGVFGLQFNHSDYNAVGEEAFTPANTTSSYALYVVEQKKVGDVTFELGGRLERTTLDAEASEVELDVLHEDEEHEGEEHDEEHEDEEHEEHAVAFNFPDYDFTSLSLSAGANWEYQEGHSIAVTLSRSERAPSQQELFSAGQHLATQSYEVGLVFDMDEEGHIEENLRSVNEEVSTNLDITFRKFTGSWGYSASFFYNQADDYIFQSSTGLLALSEHEHEEEHDELEEEHSDEEGTPVYYFQQADADIWGFEAETYVDLTDTLRLTVFGDYIRAEVEDDNLPRTPPMRFGSELSYVNNGLSADVGFTWYDDQDEVASFETSTDGYTLVNASVQYEFGSQGIDWVLFARGENLTDEEARVHTSFLKDQAPLPGRNFTMGVRALF from the coding sequence ATGAAAATGCGTTCACTGCTAAGTTTGTCCATAGCAGGGCTGTTAAGTGCGCCTGTGTATGCCACCACAGTAACTGGAAAAGTAACCGATACTGCTGGCCAACCTGTAGCTGGTGCAGAAGTTAAAATTGAAGGCAGCCGCCGCGTAGCTTACACCGATGTGAACGGTGTGTACCGTTTTGACGATGTTAAGCAGCCACATATACATTTACATGTTTATTCTTCAAATTATATCCATGGGGATAACGACTTAGGTGACGTAAACGCAGATCAAAACGTCGACTTTATTTTACAGCCAGCATCTGTCGAAAATATTGTTGTAACCGCTAATGCGCTTCAATCATCTGTACTTGAATCGGTTACGCCTGTAACTGTTATCGGCGCTGAAAAACTGCGCAAAATTGAAGCGCCAACCCTAGGCGAGACCCTTAAAAACGCACCGGGTGTGCACAGCACCTATTTCGGTCCAGTATCAAGTAGCCCAGTTATCCGCGGTAACGATGGCCCTCGCGTAAAAATAGTTCAAAATGGCTTAGATGTCTCTGACGTATCTCGTGTTGGACCAGACCATAACGTAGCGACTACGCTTTCAAGCGCAACCCAAGTGGAAGTGCTTCGCGGTCCTGCGACCCTTCAATACGGCAGTGGCGCTATCGGTGGCGTTGTAAACGTGGTTGACAAGCGTATTCCACAGTACCAGATAGACGGCGTCGAAGGCGAAGCAGAAACCAGCTACAGCACAGTAAATAATGGTTCGTACACCCGCGCAGATGTGACCGGCGGTAGCGGCAATATTGTATGGCATGTAGATGGCTTCTATCGCGATACCGATAATGCAGATATTCCTGGGTACGCATCTGTTGAGCCAGATGAAGATGAGCCTTACGGTGAACTAGAAAGTAGTGCCATGGAGACGCGCAACGTGGTTGCAGGCCTATCTTATGTAGCAGAAGAAGGTTACTTCGGTTTCGCGGTTGAGCAGTTAGACAATGAATATGGCGTACCGGGTCACAGCCATGAGCACGAAGAAGAACATGACGAAGATGAGCTTGATGGTGAGCATGACGAAGACGATCACGATCATGAAGAAGAAGAAGGCGTGCTACTTGATGTAGATATGACTCGCTACCAAGCTGCCGGTGAGTGGCATTCTCCTTTCGAAGGATTAACTAACCTTAAATTTGCGGCCGCCTATACCGATTATGAGCACGCGGAAATTGAAGACGGAGAGCCGGGTACTGTATTCACAAACGAATCAAGCGACATCCGCGTGTCTGCTTACCATGAAGAAGTGAACGGGTGGCACGGCGTATTCGGGCTACAGTTTAACCATAGCGATTACAATGCTGTTGGCGAAGAAGCTTTCACACCAGCCAATACCACGTCAAGCTATGCACTTTATGTTGTTGAGCAGAAAAAAGTAGGTGACGTTACCTTTGAGTTGGGCGGCAGACTTGAACGCACAACCTTGGACGCTGAAGCAAGCGAAGTAGAGCTAGACGTTTTACACGAAGATGAGGAGCACGAAGGCGAAGAGCATGATGAGGAGCATGAGGATGAAGAACATGAAGAGCACGCTGTTGCTTTCAACTTCCCAGATTATGACTTCACCAGCCTGTCGCTTTCAGCGGGTGCCAACTGGGAATATCAGGAAGGCCACTCAATTGCAGTGACTTTATCACGCAGCGAACGCGCGCCTAGCCAGCAAGAGCTTTTCTCTGCAGGTCAGCACTTAGCAACTCAAAGCTACGAGGTTGGTTTGGTATTCGATATGGACGAAGAAGGCCATATTGAAGAAAACTTAAGAAGCGTAAACGAAGAAGTTAGTACAAACTTAGATATTACTTTCCGTAAATTTACCGGAAGCTGGGGTTACAGCGCATCTTTCTTCTACAATCAGGCTGATGACTATATTTTCCAGTCGAGTACGGGTTTGCTTGCCCTAAGCGAACACGAACATGAAGAAGAGCACGACGAGCTTGAAGAAGAGCACAGCGATGAAGAGGGCACGCCGGTTTATTACTTCCAGCAGGCTGACGCTGACATATGGGGCTTTGAAGCAGAAACTTACGTAGACTTAACAGACACGCTACGCTTAACTGTATTTGGTGACTATATTCGCGCTGAAGTAGAAGATGACAACCTTCCGCGCACGCCACCTATGCGCTTTGGTAGTGAATTAAGCTATGTGAACAATGGTTTAAGTGCTGACGTAGGGTTCACATGGTACGACGATCAAGATGAAGTTGCCTCGTTCGAAACCTCAACCGATGGCTACACACTGGTTAATGCTAGCGTTCAATACGAATTTGGTTCGCAAGGTATCGACTGGGTGCTATTTGCTCGTGGTGAAAACCTGACTGATGAAGAAGCTCGTGTTCATACATCGTTCTTAAAAGACCAAGCCCCGCTTCCTGGTAGAAACTTTACTATGGGTGTGCGAGCGTTGTTTTAA
- the epmA gene encoding elongation factor P--(R)-beta-lysine ligase has translation MQSWQPTTTHDARVARAELLRTIREFFYARNVLEVDTPLLSNGTVTDEHLDAFDTQFNFATSGKPSKLYLQTSPEYAMKRLLCADSGSIYQVCKAFRHEGEGRWHNPEFTMLEWYRLGFDHFALMDEVDALLKETIHTASADKMTYQEAFQRYLNIDPLSADDEILLSAMAQHHIDIHAPQSLSYDSKLQLLFSYVIEPKIGIERPCFVYNFPASQAALAKLSSADERVAERFEVYYQGAELANGFHELSAAKEQRVRFETDNKKRKEAGLPVKPIDENFLDALNAGLPACAGVALGIDRLLMLKIGASHIKEVINFNVSRA, from the coding sequence ATGCAATCTTGGCAGCCGACTACCACACATGATGCGCGTGTAGCGCGTGCAGAATTACTCAGAACCATTCGTGAGTTTTTTTACGCAAGAAACGTGTTAGAGGTAGATACACCTTTACTTTCAAACGGCACAGTAACCGATGAACATCTAGATGCTTTTGATACGCAGTTTAATTTCGCCACATCTGGTAAGCCAAGTAAGCTGTATCTTCAGACCTCGCCAGAATATGCTATGAAGCGCTTACTATGTGCTGATAGCGGCAGTATTTATCAAGTGTGCAAGGCGTTTCGCCACGAAGGGGAAGGGCGCTGGCACAACCCAGAATTTACCATGCTAGAGTGGTATCGTTTAGGCTTTGATCACTTCGCGTTAATGGATGAAGTAGACGCATTGCTAAAAGAAACAATACACACGGCTTCTGCTGATAAAATGACATACCAAGAAGCCTTTCAGCGCTATCTAAATATTGACCCACTAAGCGCTGATGATGAAATTTTGCTAAGCGCAATGGCGCAGCACCATATAGATATTCATGCGCCGCAAAGCTTAAGCTATGACAGCAAATTACAACTTTTATTCAGTTATGTTATCGAGCCTAAAATCGGTATTGAACGGCCTTGTTTTGTCTACAACTTTCCGGCCTCTCAGGCTGCGCTTGCAAAGTTAAGTTCTGCTGATGAGCGGGTTGCTGAACGCTTTGAGGTGTATTACCAAGGCGCTGAACTTGCCAATGGGTTTCACGAGCTAAGTGCGGCTAAAGAGCAACGAGTGCGCTTTGAAACTGATAACAAGAAGCGCAAAGAAGCCGGACTGCCCGTAAAGCCCATTGATGAAAATTTTTTAGATGCTCTTAATGCGGGGTTACCCGCGTGTGCTGGCGTAGCCTTAGGTATCGACAGATTACTTATGCTAAAAATAGGCGCTTCACACATTAAAGAAGTCATTAATTTTAATGTAAGCAGAGCCTAG
- the efp gene encoding elongation factor P, giving the protein MANYSTNEFKGGLKIMLDGEPCNILENEYVKPGKGQAFNRVKIRKLISGKVLEKTFRSGESVEGADVMDTELAYLYTDGEFYHFMNNDTFEQIAADEKAVGENKKWLVENDVCTITLWNGSPITVTPPNFVELEITETDPGLKGDTAGTGGKPATLSTGAVVRVPLFVQTGEVIRVDTRSGEYVSRAQK; this is encoded by the coding sequence ATGGCTAATTACAGCACTAACGAGTTCAAAGGCGGCCTGAAAATCATGCTGGACGGCGAACCTTGCAACATTCTAGAAAACGAATACGTAAAGCCGGGTAAGGGCCAAGCGTTTAACCGCGTAAAAATCCGCAAGCTTATTTCAGGTAAAGTTTTAGAAAAAACTTTCCGCTCAGGTGAATCAGTAGAAGGCGCTGACGTAATGGATACGGAGCTTGCCTACCTGTACACCGACGGCGAATTCTACCACTTTATGAATAATGATACATTCGAACAAATCGCTGCAGACGAAAAAGCGGTAGGCGAGAATAAAAAGTGGTTGGTAGAAAACGACGTTTGTACTATTACACTGTGGAACGGTTCACCTATCACAGTAACGCCACCAAACTTTGTTGAGCTTGAAATCACTGAAACGGACCCTGGCCTTAAAGGTGATACAGCGGGTACAGGCGGTAAGCCAGCAACACTTAGTACAGGCGCAGTTGTTCGCGTTCCTCTATTCGTTCAAACAGGCGAAGTTATCCGCGTAGATACGCGCTCTGGCGAATATGTGTCTCGTGCACAAAAATAA
- the epmB gene encoding EF-P beta-lysylation protein EpmB, which translates to MEQIIPKKPISVEHNWQKELASSYTDPAKLLQHLDLDEEKYAQHIKARRLFPMRVPRHFADLMEKGNPNDPLFLQVMPLSDEFLTSPGYSEDPLDEHDTAGKGILHKYDSRVLLMVRTGCAINCRYCFRRHFPYADNSVSKHQWLDVLEYLRSNSKINEVIFSGGDPLMAKDDHLSWLANEIAAIPHIKRLRIHSRLPVVLPERISHDFIEWFTALPLQKVLVLHANHANEISEPLKMRLRTLRGKGVTLLNQSVLLKGVNDSGGAISDLSESLFEAGVLPYYLHVLDKVQGASHFYVSDNEGRLIMEEAIKRLPGFLVPKLVREIGGQPGKTPIDLHLHP; encoded by the coding sequence GTGGAACAAATAATACCTAAAAAACCGATTTCTGTAGAGCATAACTGGCAAAAAGAATTGGCAAGTAGCTATACCGATCCTGCAAAACTGTTGCAGCACTTAGATTTAGACGAAGAAAAATACGCACAACATATTAAAGCGCGCCGCCTTTTTCCAATGCGTGTTCCACGGCATTTCGCAGACCTAATGGAAAAGGGAAACCCTAACGACCCCCTGTTTTTACAGGTCATGCCGCTTAGCGACGAATTTCTAACGTCGCCTGGTTATAGCGAAGATCCGTTAGACGAGCATGACACAGCAGGCAAGGGTATTTTGCACAAATACGATTCTCGGGTGTTATTGATGGTTCGCACTGGCTGTGCGATAAACTGCCGTTACTGTTTCCGCCGCCACTTTCCCTACGCCGACAATTCGGTAAGCAAACATCAATGGCTTGATGTACTCGAATACCTTCGCAGCAATAGCAAGATTAATGAGGTGATTTTTTCAGGTGGCGACCCACTGATGGCGAAAGATGACCATTTATCATGGTTAGCTAATGAAATTGCCGCTATTCCCCACATAAAACGCCTGCGCATACATAGCCGCTTGCCTGTGGTACTGCCAGAAAGAATCAGTCATGACTTTATTGAATGGTTCACTGCATTGCCTCTTCAAAAAGTGCTGGTGCTGCACGCGAACCACGCGAATGAAATCTCTGAGCCATTAAAAATGCGGCTGCGCACATTGCGAGGTAAAGGCGTGACCTTGCTCAATCAGTCGGTATTACTAAAAGGAGTCAATGACTCTGGCGGTGCAATTAGTGATTTAAGCGAGTCACTTTTTGAAGCGGGTGTCCTGCCTTACTACTTGCACGTTTTGGATAAAGTACAAGGCGCGAGTCATTTTTATGTGAGTGATAATGAAGGTCGCCTGATTATGGAAGAAGCGATAAAGCGTCTGCCGGGCTTTTTAGTGCCAAAACTGGTAAGAGAAATTGGCGGTCAACCCGGCAAAACGCCTATCGACTTACATTTGCATCCGTAA
- a CDS encoding HAD family hydrolase, whose translation MALHSASSSTRQLAVSDNTTTLLFDHDGTLIDSETVHFDLWKDILLKYDVELSKDFYCEVMAGIPVKQNAVDLVEHFNIDIEPQLLAEQKHKSVSDYLDKQAFPLMPFVKETITQCAENGFTIGIVTGGSKKAVEKTLSQYELSDYISCVVAVEDVENSKPAPDCYVLAMDKLGKSSSDCVAIEDTHTGMSAALDARLACIVIPTDLSQHHDLSRATVRYGSLKEWSDSELKSR comes from the coding sequence TTGGCATTGCATTCAGCTTCTTCATCTACACGCCAGTTAGCGGTGAGCGATAACACCACAACGCTATTATTTGATCACGATGGTACCCTGATTGACTCAGAAACCGTACATTTTGACCTTTGGAAAGACATTTTATTGAAATATGATGTTGAGCTAAGCAAGGATTTTTATTGCGAAGTAATGGCGGGAATACCGGTAAAACAAAATGCGGTGGACTTAGTTGAGCATTTTAATATTGATATAGAACCGCAGTTACTGGCTGAACAGAAACACAAAAGCGTGAGTGACTACCTCGATAAGCAAGCTTTTCCTTTGATGCCATTTGTTAAGGAAACCATTACACAGTGTGCAGAAAATGGCTTTACCATTGGTATAGTGACCGGGGGAAGTAAAAAGGCGGTAGAAAAAACGTTATCTCAATATGAGTTGAGTGATTATATTTCCTGTGTGGTCGCCGTAGAAGACGTAGAAAACAGTAAGCCCGCCCCCGATTGTTATGTCCTCGCAATGGATAAGCTAGGTAAATCGTCCAGCGACTGTGTAGCCATTGAAGACACGCATACCGGCATGTCAGCGGCACTTGATGCACGGCTAGCTTGTATCGTAATACCGACAGACTTATCGCAGCATCACGATTTGTCCCGTGCTACCGTGCGTTACGGTAGTTTGAAAGAATGGAGCGATAGTGAGCTCAAGTCGCGTTAA